The Betaproteobacteria bacterium genome includes a window with the following:
- a CDS encoding HNH nuclease family protein, which translates to MAKQTNPDQARLDRVVAEARRHSSEREATYRERALKLFPWICGRCGREFSGVRLRELTVHHKDHNHDNNPLDGSNWELLCIYCHENEHARVADEAVRGRSPGDQGSVATHNPFADLQARLEEKKVKGPR; encoded by the coding sequence ATGGCCAAACAAACCAATCCCGATCAGGCACGGCTCGACCGCGTGGTCGCCGAGGCACGTCGGCATAGCAGTGAACGAGAGGCAACCTATCGCGAGCGGGCGCTCAAATTATTTCCATGGATTTGCGGGCGCTGCGGTCGCGAATTCTCGGGTGTACGCCTGCGCGAATTGACGGTGCACCACAAAGACCACAATCACGACAACAACCCGCTCGATGGCAGCAACTGGGAACTACTCTGCATCTATTGCCACGAAAACGAACATGCGCGTGTTGCGGATGAAGCGGTCAGGGGAAGAAGTCCTGGTGATCAAGGGTCCGTGGCAACCCATAATCCATTCGCCGACCTGCAAGCGAGGCTGGAAGAAAAAAAGGTGAAAGGGCCGCGATGA
- a CDS encoding transglycosylase SLT domain-containing protein: MAVVLTLWLAFNWAYQVIRKPSELFFPVSGALYKTPYETWQEYAPIFREHATNTITPDLLAALAQVEGSGNPVVRTYWRWSLQRKPFDVYRPASSAVGMYQITDGTFAEAKRYCIHDHTVVDDGPWNEPDSCWFNGLYTRTVPTHAVELTSAYLDRGVANTLKRLRIANVTFQQKQDLAAVIHLCGAGAGEIYARRRFRLISGQRCGDHDVQAYVARVNAMKRVFVRLE; this comes from the coding sequence GTGGCCGTCGTCCTCACTCTTTGGCTTGCGTTCAATTGGGCCTATCAGGTCATCCGCAAGCCGTCGGAGCTGTTCTTTCCGGTCAGCGGCGCGCTTTACAAGACACCGTACGAGACGTGGCAGGAGTACGCCCCCATCTTTCGCGAGCATGCAACTAATACAATCACGCCCGACTTACTCGCCGCGCTCGCGCAGGTGGAAGGGTCGGGCAATCCGGTGGTGCGGACGTACTGGCGTTGGTCGTTACAGCGCAAGCCGTTCGATGTTTATCGGCCGGCGTCGAGCGCGGTCGGGATGTATCAGATCACGGATGGGACCTTCGCCGAGGCTAAGCGTTACTGCATCCATGATCACACTGTCGTCGACGATGGGCCCTGGAACGAACCGGATTCGTGCTGGTTCAACGGCCTCTACACGCGGACCGTGCCGACGCACGCCGTCGAGCTCACGTCCGCGTACCTGGATCGCGGCGTCGCGAATACGCTGAAGCGACTTCGCATCGCCAATGTGACGTTTCAGCAAAAGCAGGATCTGGCGGCCGTGATTCACTTATGCGGTGCGGGAGCGGGTGAGATTTACGCCCGGCGCCGGTTCCGACTGATTTCCGGCCAGCGCTGCGGTGATCACGATGTCCAGGCGTATGTTGCGCGAGTCAATGCGATGAAGCGGGTGTTTGTGCGCCTGGAGTGA
- a CDS encoding adenylate/guanylate cyclase domain-containing protein: MSYAYTLVVIVSVAAAGLFIRQQYRLRELRARVESASAELQRLQQSCALLAPAGVVERLFSDGPESIAEHKVFTAMFTDLVGYTALAERLDPKTLAGVLNGYFQLVSDSVAEHRGRVGTFLGDGILIFFGALEPNPWQCDDAVQAALAIRAGLERYNAELDRTGLPRIAIGVGVHRGPGLAGLIGSRDRREYTVVGPTLNLAARVQTLTREHGRDILLTESVREQLDPRFELTPMPAVPVKGIAEPVVTYAVLGRRDEQVRGLATR, translated from the coding sequence GTGAGCTACGCCTACACGCTCGTTGTGATCGTGTCGGTGGCCGCGGCCGGACTGTTCATCCGGCAGCAATATCGGCTGCGCGAGTTGCGCGCGCGCGTCGAGTCGGCCTCGGCCGAACTGCAGCGCCTGCAGCAATCCTGCGCGCTGCTCGCGCCCGCCGGCGTGGTCGAACGCCTGTTTTCCGACGGGCCGGAAAGCATCGCCGAGCACAAGGTGTTTACCGCCATGTTCACCGACCTGGTGGGCTATACGGCGCTCGCCGAGCGGCTCGATCCGAAAACGCTGGCGGGTGTGCTGAACGGCTACTTCCAGCTTGTCAGCGACAGTGTCGCCGAGCACCGTGGGCGCGTCGGCACTTTCCTCGGCGACGGCATTCTCATCTTCTTCGGCGCACTGGAGCCGAACCCCTGGCAGTGCGACGACGCGGTGCAGGCGGCGCTCGCGATCCGTGCCGGGCTCGAGCGCTACAACGCCGAACTCGATCGCACGGGATTGCCGCGCATCGCAATCGGTGTCGGCGTCCACCGCGGGCCGGGACTTGCCGGCCTCATCGGCAGCCGCGACCGGCGCGAGTACACGGTGGTCGGCCCCACATTGAACCTGGCTGCGCGCGTGCAGACGCTCACGCGCGAGCATGGCCGCGACATCCTGCTCACCGAATCGGTGCGCGAGCAGCTCGATCCGCGCTTCGAGCTGACGCCGATGCCGGCAGTGCCGGTCAAAGGTATCGCCGAGCCGGTCGTCACCTACGCCGTGCTCGGTCGGAGGGACGAACAAGTGCGAGGACTCGCGACTCGATAA
- a CDS encoding DUF4382 domain-containing protein, which yields MTGCGGGSGSSSGTMGVSLTDAPACGFDAVNVTVRKVRIHQSSVAPDSSDGWTDITLNPARKINLLDLNNGVLESLGETPLTVGHYTQLRLVLAANTGQPIANSIVLSGTTTEIPLATPSAVQSGIKLVNSFDVASGQRTDVVLDFDACKSIVTRGNGMYALKPVIKVIPTSLNGIKGFVDASLLGNQVMVSAEVNGGVVNSTVPDPQTGEFFLARIPPGTYDVVITADDHATAAIAAVPVANDNSIVSISSNAAPVLLPVSASHSISGNVTLNPVSASEEVVFVAAKQTLGSGPTVTVKSQGADLLSGAYSLALPASAPLLGQYGSGTLPIALAAQSAVAGQYAVEASATGYQTQSFSKDISAADATQNFTLVP from the coding sequence ATGACCGGATGCGGCGGTGGTTCGGGTTCGTCTTCTGGAACGATGGGGGTCTCCCTGACCGATGCGCCGGCATGCGGTTTTGACGCGGTCAATGTGACCGTGCGCAAAGTACGCATACACCAAAGTTCCGTTGCGCCGGACTCCAGCGATGGCTGGACCGACATCACCCTCAACCCCGCCAGAAAAATCAATCTGCTCGATCTCAACAATGGCGTGCTCGAAAGCCTGGGCGAAACGCCGCTGACTGTTGGACATTACACCCAACTGCGTCTGGTGCTGGCGGCAAACACCGGACAGCCCATCGCGAACTCGATTGTCCTGTCTGGAACGACCACCGAGATCCCGCTGGCTACCCCCAGCGCAGTGCAGTCAGGAATCAAGCTGGTCAACTCGTTCGATGTGGCTTCAGGACAGCGGACGGATGTGGTGCTGGATTTCGATGCCTGCAAGTCGATCGTGACCCGCGGCAACGGCATGTATGCGCTGAAACCCGTGATCAAGGTCATTCCCACCTCACTGAACGGAATCAAGGGGTTTGTCGATGCGTCGCTGCTCGGCAATCAAGTCATGGTTTCGGCCGAGGTAAACGGTGGGGTCGTCAATTCCACTGTGCCGGATCCGCAAACCGGCGAATTCTTTCTCGCTCGCATTCCGCCTGGAACCTATGACGTCGTGATCACCGCGGACGACCATGCCACGGCAGCCATCGCTGCCGTGCCGGTCGCGAACGACAACAGCATCGTTTCGATTAGTTCCAATGCCGCGCCGGTTTTGTTACCGGTGTCCGCTTCGCACAGCATCAGCGGCAATGTAACGTTGAACCCGGTCAGCGCATCCGAAGAGGTCGTATTCGTGGCGGCGAAGCAGACCTTGGGGAGCGGGCCGACCGTGACGGTGAAATCGCAGGGTGCCGATCTCCTATCCGGCGCGTATAGCCTGGCCTTGCCTGCCAGTGCGCCGCTGCTGGGCCAGTACGGTTCGGGCACCTTGCCGATTGCGCTGGCCGCACAATCCGCGGTGGCGGGCCAGTACGCGGTGGAAGCTTCCGCGACCGGCTATCAGACCCAATCCTTCTCGAAGGACATTTCCGCGGCGGACGCCACACAGAACTTCACCCTGGTTCCGTAA
- a CDS encoding MBL fold metallo-hydrolase produces the protein MQIRSWFGAIVAIPVLVLTGCADTHTPQNAMTSGSGKAQITLLYDAFGKTSDLQKDWGFAAFIEYGGKRILVDTGNNADIFAHNVKAKGIDLTRLDFAVITHRHGDHTSGLNYLMSVNQKVKLYAPKENFGVFGAELPGTFLKSNDALPPEMRYFDGKVPEKMRFGTPWPQGNFEWVTKTTEIAPGFHLILLKGSWGVDLDVMEISLAIDTPDGIVLVVGCSHPTIEKIVEAAQAAINKPIHLVIGGTHLLPAKDTEIVRIATALRDEWRVEFVAPVHCTGEAAFAALQQAFGDRYVYAGLGTTIVLGPTVKTLAADGQPRMQAMDDEDLRSYRTLLAQSDDSREQMLAQNEP, from the coding sequence ATGCAAATCAGATCATGGTTCGGCGCAATCGTTGCGATCCCTGTGTTGGTACTCACCGGGTGCGCCGACACCCACACGCCGCAGAATGCGATGACCTCAGGGTCCGGTAAGGCGCAAATCACCCTTCTCTACGATGCCTTCGGAAAGACCTCCGACTTGCAAAAGGACTGGGGTTTCGCGGCATTCATCGAATACGGCGGCAAGCGAATCCTGGTCGACACCGGTAACAACGCCGATATTTTCGCGCATAACGTCAAGGCCAAAGGTATCGACCTCACTCGACTTGATTTCGCGGTCATTACCCATCGCCACGGCGACCATACCAGCGGCCTGAATTACCTGATGAGCGTCAATCAGAAGGTCAAGCTTTACGCGCCCAAGGAGAACTTTGGCGTCTTCGGCGCGGAATTGCCGGGGACGTTCCTCAAGTCCAATGATGCCCTGCCGCCTGAGATGCGGTACTTCGATGGAAAGGTGCCGGAGAAGATGCGCTTTGGGACCCCTTGGCCGCAAGGCAACTTCGAGTGGGTGACCAAGACAACCGAAATTGCTCCGGGATTTCATCTGATCCTGTTGAAGGGGAGTTGGGGCGTAGATCTGGACGTGATGGAAATCTCTCTGGCGATCGATACGCCCGACGGCATCGTCCTGGTGGTCGGATGCAGCCATCCCACGATCGAAAAAATCGTGGAGGCGGCCCAGGCAGCGATCAACAAGCCGATTCACCTTGTCATTGGTGGTACGCATCTACTGCCTGCGAAGGACACCGAAATCGTTCGCATCGCCACCGCGCTGCGCGACGAGTGGCGAGTTGAATTCGTCGCGCCGGTTCATTGCACCGGAGAAGCGGCCTTTGCAGCTCTGCAACAGGCCTTCGGCGATCGCTATGTGTATGCCGGTCTCGGCACCACGATTGTGTTGGGTCCGACGGTGAAGACACTTGCAGCGGACGGACAGCCCCGGATGCAAGCCATGGACGACGAAGACCTGCGCAGCTACCGCACACTCCTGGCCCAAAGCGACGACAGTCGGGAACAAATGCTGGCGCAAAACGAGCCGTAA
- a CDS encoding STAS/SEC14 domain-containing protein, with product MITIQHEGSLTVIGVFARLEIADFRRLEEEIESQLRLLGKVDLLVDLRGMLGYTLDVAFEDLRFTREHAHDVGRVAILSEDHAVVWTALLSELFVRANIRVFDDETLAREWLGPERRVEER from the coding sequence ATGATCACCATCCAGCATGAAGGCAGTCTGACGGTCATCGGTGTATTCGCCCGACTCGAGATCGCGGATTTCAGGCGACTCGAAGAGGAGATCGAAAGTCAGCTACGGCTTCTGGGCAAGGTCGATCTGCTGGTGGATCTGCGCGGGATGCTGGGTTACACCCTGGACGTTGCGTTCGAAGACCTCAGGTTCACCCGCGAGCACGCCCATGACGTGGGGCGCGTCGCGATTCTCAGCGAAGACCATGCCGTGGTATGGACGGCGCTGTTGTCCGAGCTTTTCGTTCGCGCGAACATCCGCGTATTCGACGACGAAACGCTTGCGCGGGAGTGGCTCGGCCCTGAAAGGAGGGTAGAGGAAAGGTGA
- a CDS encoding SRPBCC family protein, with product MKKLVMWAMCTLCVASFPVAAQSLLNSHQSVEIKASIWKVWDAVKDFDGVHKWHPMFADDVLKSGANDEIGSVRTLTVKDGPSFDEELLSFDALDKKFSYRVIDPAPVPVADYVSTFQVVEGRRGYTTILWRSSFRNNSDGKMKDEEVIGFIDGAYRAGLDNLKTMFESR from the coding sequence ATGAAGAAACTCGTAATGTGGGCGATGTGTACCTTGTGCGTGGCGAGCTTTCCGGTTGCCGCGCAAAGCTTGCTGAATTCCCATCAAAGCGTCGAGATCAAGGCGTCGATCTGGAAGGTTTGGGACGCGGTCAAGGACTTCGACGGTGTGCACAAGTGGCACCCGATGTTTGCGGACGACGTGCTCAAGTCCGGCGCCAACGACGAAATCGGATCGGTGCGTACCCTCACGGTAAAGGATGGTCCCAGCTTTGACGAAGAGTTGCTGTCCTTCGATGCGCTCGACAAAAAATTCAGCTACAGAGTCATCGATCCGGCGCCCGTGCCGGTTGCCGATTATGTTTCCACTTTCCAGGTCGTCGAGGGCAGGCGCGGTTACACGACGATCCTGTGGCGCAGTTCCTTTCGGAACAATTCCGACGGCAAGATGAAAGACGAGGAGGTCATCGGCTTCATCGATGGCGCGTACCGGGCAGGCCTGGACAACCTGAAAACCATGTTCGAATCAAGATAA